The Papaver somniferum cultivar HN1 chromosome 3, ASM357369v1, whole genome shotgun sequence genome includes a region encoding these proteins:
- the LOC113355701 gene encoding protein tesmin/TSO1-like CXC 4 → MDSPERTQITSPSPVQDSPLFNFLSTLSPIKPVKSRTAAQGFTEYNFPSPVFTSPRINPQRETGFSKGSQCVLLSKMKPSVEEEADGSFASEQSITKSIGDGRTSCSSKECNKDSEQTIPRSSPGSVREYLADTVVVGKADVVNSTASTELLVNQAHDVSHGCISSKENLANLANDPVAKDTEAEAVASHTLLETAEEDLLVTEPVSGEQPAIVANQMEPTSVEADADGPACSISLYHHSLQDAEVSQQSALECTRQLPCESLQMTQAHDDRDEIQGVTYDGSVESSVFYDCEEGNQQQRGTLRRCLQFETAQAQGNTFCNSSWNAPNDLNSRSPASSTDLEIGAPLQRKSRSASRSSQPVNTSRRITSKKFTITRVTTIETHEVGRSTRNSVISSAKVRMPSIGLHLNSIVNTSASSKFIAKSCSSSHSRKTLCITEQDLRDSSVNPSLSTGKFSDTLDNNQQGSLATARESAATFPSSRDMNLMNEVLNFEEENVDHATPCDSWNTASENSLRFEEFSEPPSKKRRKKTPQSIDSSEGCRGCNCKKSKCLKLYCECFAAGMYCSDFCSCVGCFNKPEYEATVLATRHQIESRNPDAFAPKVLGTYKEIGNQVTPSSGRHKRGCNCKKSKCLKKYCECYQAGVGCSDGCRCEGCQNAFGVRGGYDESREMLYRKIEDEKWDDSSGDKLEMANRSNLLQLELELPNPDNLSPLTPMFQSSNHGKDTAKSRLQASRYDPSPESERQLKTDQGTSDVITRDLESECSIAGSANPVLQRHDELTDLCDLTPLPNILSSRAKASSSSSKSAGSAKASEGRLHPGSVSLSSAASHGWRGSPVTPLPRLGVNKYPQEPDSDKSTLCQIQEDDTPEILKDTRTPIKAVKASSPSQKRVSPPQNHSPEPRLTCSPSLIRSPSLTGSPRLTCSPSLKSGRKFVLRSISAFPPLTPYSDPKGGRTDK, encoded by the exons ATGGATTCTCCTGAACGAACTCAGATCACTTCTCCTTCTCCTGTTCAA GACTCGCCTCTTTTTAATTTTCTGAGTACATTATCTCCAATAAAGCCGGTGAAGTCGCGAACTGCTGCTCAAGGGTTTACAGAATATAATTTTCCATCTCCGGTGTTTACGTCACCGCGTATTAATCCACAAAGAGAAACTGGTTTCTCAAAAGG GTCACAATGTGTTCTTTTATCCAAAATGAAGCCGTCAGTCGAGGAGGAGGCAGATGGCTCATTTGCTTCTGAACAATCTATTACTAAATCAATTGGTGATGGACGAACTTCTTGCTCATCCAAAGAATGTAATAAGGACTCTGAGCAAACTATTCCCCGTAGTTCTCCAGGCTCTGTCAGGGAATACCTGGCTGATACTGTAGTGGTGGGCAAAGCTGATGTTGTGAACTCTACTGCCTCTACTGAGTTACTTGTGAATCAAGCCCATGATGTCTCTCATGGTTGCATCAGCTCTAAAGAGAATTTGGCGAACCTTGCTAATGATCCTGTAGCAAAAGATACAGAGGCTGAAGCGGTTGCATCACATACATTGTTAGAAACAGCTGAAGAAGACTTGCTAG TTACCGAACCTGTCTCTGGAGAGCAACCTGCTATAGTAGCAAACCAAATGGAGCCAACTTCTGTGGAAGCGGATGCGGATGGACCTGCTTGTTCCATAAGTCTTTATCACCATAGCTTGCAGGATGCCGAAGTTAGTCAACAAAGTGCTTTGGAATGTACTCGTCAGTTGCCTTGCGAGTCTTTACAAATGACCCAGGCACACGATGACCGTGATGAAATTCAAGGAGTAACATATGATGGATCTGTTGAGAGCAGTGTCTTCTATGATTGCGAG GAGGGCAATCAACAACAACGTGGCACTCTTAGGCGATGCCTTCAGTTTGAGACTGCACAAGCTCAGGGTAATACTTTCTGCAACAGCTCTTGGAATGCACCAAATGATCTCAATTCAAGGTCGCCAGCAAGTTCTACAGACTTGGAAATCGGGGCTCCATTGCAACGAAAATCTAGATCAGCTTCTCGCAGTAGCCAACCAGTCAACACTTCTCGACGCATTACTTCGAAGAAGTTTACTATCACAAGAGTTACAACAATAGAAACCCATGAGGTCGGTAGATCCACTCGAAACAGTGTAATTTCTTCAGCAAAAGTCCGCATGCCATCTATCGGATTGCACTTAAATAGCATAGTCAATACTTCTGCTAGCTCAAAATTTATTGCGAAAAGTTGTTCATCTTCACATAGTCGAAAGACATTATGTATAACTGAACAAGACTTGCGTGATAGCTCAGTGAATCCATCACTTTCTACTGGTAAATTTTCGGATACCTTAGATAATAATCAGCAAGGTAGTCTTGCTACAGCCAGAGAAAGTGCTGCCACTTTCCCATCCTCTCGTGATATGAACCTTATGAATGAAGTTCTCAACTTTGAAGAAGAGAATGTGGATCATGCGACTCCATGTGACAGTTGGAATACTGCTTCAGAAAACTCTCTCAGGTTTGAGGAGTTTAGTGAACCACCCTCCAAAAAGAGAAG GAAGAAGACACCACAAAGCATTGACAGTAGTGAGGGTTGTAGGGGTTGCAACTGCAAGAAGTCTAAATGTTTGAAACT TTATTGCGAGTGTTTTGCTGCGGGAATGTATTGTTCGGACTTTTGTTCATGCGTAGGGTGCTTCAACAAGCCTGAATATGAAGCAACTGTTCTTGCAACCAGGCATCAAATTGAATCTCGCAACCCAGATGCGTTTGCACCTAAAGTTTTAGGGACATATAAG GAAATCGGCAACCAGGTGACACCATCCTCAGGCAGGCATAAAAGAGGATGCAACTGTAAGAAGTCCAAGTGTCTGAAAAAATATTGCGAATGCTATCAG GCTGGCGTTGGATGTTCTGATGGATGCCGATGTGAGGGATGTCAAAACGCATTTGGGGTGAGAGGAG GTTACGATGAATCTAGGGAAATGTTATACAGAAAGATTGAAGATGAAAAGTGGGATGATTCATCAGGTGATAAACTGGAAATGGCAAACAGAAGCAATTTGTTGCAGCTAGAGCTAGAGCTACCGAATCCAGATAACCTCTCACCTCTGACCCCAATGTTTCAGTCCTCGAA CCATGGAAAGGATACGGCCAAATCTAGATTACAAGCAAGCAGATACGATCCGTCACCTGAATCCGAGAGACAATTGAAAACAGATCAAGGGACATCAGACGTGATTACTCGTGATTTGGAATCAGAATGCAGTATAGCTGGGAGCGCGAATCCAGTTTTGCAAAGACATGATGAACTTACAGATTTGTGTGATCTCACTCCGTTGCCAAACATACTGTCTTCTAGGGCTAAAGCGTCATCATCTTCATCCAAAAGTGCAGGCAGTGCAAAGGCTTCAGAGGGTCGTTTACATCCTGGAAGTGTTTCCTTGTCGTCAGCTGCTTCCCATGGTTGGCGTGGTTCACCTGTTACTCCATTACCACGGTTGGGTGTGAACAAGTACCCCCAAGAGCCTGACTCTGACAAAAGTACGCTATGTCAGATCCAGGAGGATGACACTCCTGAAATACTGAAGGACACTCGAACACCCATCAAAGCTGTGAAAGCAAGTTCCCCAAGTCAAAAACGTGTTTCTCCTCCACAGAACCACTCACCAGAGCCAAGGTTAACCTGTTCACCAAGCTTAATCCGTTCACCAAGCTTAACTGGTTCACCAAGGTTAACCTGTTCACCAAGCTTGAAAAGTGGCCGCAAGTTTGTGTTGCGTTCTATCTCTGCATTCCCTCCTCTCACTCCATATAGTGATCCTAAAGGGGGTCGTACTGATAAA